The proteins below come from a single Cupriavidus pauculus genomic window:
- a CDS encoding alpha/beta hydrolase, translated as MSVYRNFNQEQLDTQYNVRGGIPGFERIFERWAAGGAAFRRTHSVRENLAYGTDAKQTLDFFPAASRGRPVLVFIHGGYWQSLDKSDFSHVAAPYLKHDINVAVVNYRLAPDVGMADIVRDNRDAVAWLHRNADELGLDAHRIYVSGHSAGGHLTAILAGTEWELHGLPADVVKGACAISGLYDLEPIRLCYLNKVVGLKEADVAAYSPMSHLPKTAMPMILTVGGDESHEYHRLQGEYKTVLEQNGFAVQVVVQNGGHHFDAVDLLGEENGPLARAVLALIARDD; from the coding sequence ATGTCAGTGTATCGAAACTTCAATCAGGAACAACTGGACACGCAGTACAACGTTCGTGGCGGCATCCCCGGGTTCGAACGCATCTTCGAGCGATGGGCAGCCGGTGGCGCGGCGTTCCGTCGGACTCATTCCGTGCGGGAGAACCTCGCCTACGGTACCGATGCCAAGCAGACGCTGGATTTCTTTCCAGCCGCAAGTCGCGGCCGACCCGTGCTCGTCTTTATTCATGGTGGCTACTGGCAGTCGCTCGACAAATCCGACTTCAGCCACGTTGCGGCGCCGTACCTGAAACACGACATCAACGTCGCGGTGGTCAACTACCGGCTAGCACCCGACGTCGGCATGGCGGATATCGTGCGCGACAATCGCGACGCCGTGGCATGGCTGCATCGCAATGCGGACGAGCTCGGCCTGGACGCGCATCGCATCTATGTGTCGGGCCACTCCGCCGGAGGTCACCTCACGGCGATCCTCGCCGGGACCGAGTGGGAACTTCACGGCTTGCCGGCCGATGTGGTCAAGGGGGCGTGCGCAATCAGCGGTTTGTATGATCTGGAACCGATTCGTCTTTGCTATCTGAACAAGGTGGTCGGGCTCAAGGAGGCCGATGTGGCGGCCTATAGTCCGATGTCACATTTGCCGAAGACCGCGATGCCGATGATCCTGACCGTCGGCGGCGACGAGTCGCACGAATATCATCGGCTGCAGGGCGAGTACAAGACGGTTCTGGAGCAGAACGGATTCGCGGTGCAGGTCGTGGTGCAGAACGGGGGCCATCACTTCGATGCCGTGGATCTCCTCGGCGAGGAAAACGGCCCACTCGCCCGAGCCGTGCTTGCGTTGATCGCGCGCGACGACTAG
- a CDS encoding substrate-binding domain-containing protein, producing MKFRFELTPFVEIGSASSTADTGADPAAGSHAAGQMLALLGAIRATGSLQRAALTVGLSYRHAWGTIRHWETLLDRSIVSMQRGKGAELTRFGEDLIAAESRMRETVEPMIETATADFHQYLGNALGSRAQVRFSGRPDATIDVVRQSLTHAETTVSLDTVFCGAVDGLICLHERQAELAGFHVSPIHQAGTRVHTAFRPWLKPSDVRLIRLAWRDQGLMVAPAMSTAVRGVKDLVTRRVRFINRERSSATRALFDQVVANEGAYPEQIAGYDNYAMSNRQVGEAIQQGHADAGFGLRSTADALGLSFVPLTREAYYLALRNSDRDATWVSDLLELLSSDRVVGRIGAIPGYQPETSLKLMPLHEALPW from the coding sequence ATGAAATTCCGCTTCGAACTGACCCCCTTCGTCGAGATCGGCAGCGCCAGCAGTACCGCCGACACCGGCGCCGACCCTGCCGCGGGCTCGCATGCCGCCGGGCAGATGCTCGCGCTGCTCGGCGCCATTCGCGCGACCGGTTCGCTGCAGCGCGCCGCCCTTACCGTCGGCCTGTCCTATCGGCACGCCTGGGGCACCATCCGCCATTGGGAAACCCTGCTCGATCGCAGCATCGTGAGCATGCAGCGCGGCAAGGGCGCCGAACTGACGCGATTCGGGGAAGATCTGATTGCCGCCGAGTCCCGCATGCGGGAAACGGTGGAGCCGATGATCGAGACCGCCACCGCGGACTTCCACCAGTACCTCGGCAATGCCCTGGGCTCGCGCGCGCAGGTGCGATTCTCGGGGCGGCCCGATGCGACCATCGACGTCGTGCGCCAGTCGCTCACCCATGCGGAGACCACGGTGTCGCTCGATACCGTCTTCTGCGGCGCCGTCGATGGGCTAATCTGCCTGCATGAGCGGCAGGCCGAGCTTGCTGGGTTCCACGTCTCGCCGATCCATCAGGCCGGCACACGCGTGCATACGGCGTTCCGCCCATGGCTCAAGCCGTCGGATGTGCGGCTGATCCGGCTGGCGTGGCGCGACCAGGGGCTGATGGTGGCGCCGGCCATGAGCACGGCGGTGCGCGGCGTGAAGGACCTCGTTACGCGCCGCGTGCGCTTTATCAACCGCGAACGCAGTTCCGCGACGCGCGCGCTGTTCGATCAGGTGGTCGCCAATGAGGGGGCCTATCCCGAGCAGATCGCCGGCTACGACAACTATGCGATGAGCAACCGCCAGGTCGGCGAGGCGATCCAGCAGGGCCATGCCGATGCCGGTTTCGGCCTGCGTTCCACGGCGGACGCGCTGGGCCTGAGCTTCGTGCCGCTGACGCGCGAGGCGTATTACCTGGCGCTGCGCAACAGCGACCGCGACGCGACATGGGTGTCGGACCTGCTCGAGCTGCTCTCGTCGGACCGTGTGGTCGGCCGCATCGGGGCGATTCCCGGCTACCAGCCGGAGACCTCGCTGAAGCTGATGCCGCTGCATGAAGCGCTGCCATGGTGA
- a CDS encoding dihydrofolate reductase family protein, producing the protein MRRLIASTFVSLDGVMQAPGGPEEDPTGGFAHGGWTFPFWDEVMGRDMRGFDGKDRELLLGRKTYEIFDGYWPYQSADDPIARTLNAARKYVASRTLSEVGWNNSTLLRGDVATAVAALKAQAGQDLQIIGSGNLIQTLQAANLIDEYNVWTFPVVLGRGKRLFESTATPAGLRLVHSLASTTGVVMSTYEPSGGVKVGTFETVAPSEKELARRARMARDGA; encoded by the coding sequence ATGAGAAGACTCATCGCATCCACTTTCGTCTCGCTGGACGGCGTCATGCAGGCGCCGGGCGGCCCGGAGGAAGATCCCACCGGCGGGTTTGCCCACGGCGGCTGGACCTTCCCGTTCTGGGACGAGGTCATGGGCCGCGACATGCGCGGCTTCGACGGCAAGGACCGCGAACTGCTCCTGGGCCGCAAGACCTACGAAATCTTCGACGGCTACTGGCCGTATCAATCGGCGGATGACCCGATCGCGCGGACGCTCAACGCCGCGCGCAAGTACGTGGCATCCCGCACGCTCTCCGAAGTCGGCTGGAATAACTCGACGCTGCTGCGCGGCGACGTCGCGACGGCCGTGGCCGCGCTCAAGGCGCAGGCGGGGCAGGACCTCCAGATCATCGGCAGCGGCAACCTGATCCAGACCCTGCAGGCGGCCAACCTCATCGACGAGTACAACGTGTGGACGTTTCCGGTCGTGCTCGGCCGAGGCAAACGGCTGTTCGAATCCACCGCGACGCCCGCCGGCCTGCGGCTCGTGCATTCGCTGGCATCCACGACCGGCGTGGTGATGAGCACCTACGAACCGTCGGGCGGCGTGAAGGTCGGAACGTTCGAGACCGTCGCGCCGAGCGAGAAGGAGCTCGCACGGCGCGCGCGGATGGCACGCGACGGCGCCTGA
- a CDS encoding CGNR zinc finger domain-containing protein, with protein MASHAPHAHPAPHADDVHTLPRVLADHVALDLINTVGLVDGAPVDYWQSDADVMHWLGRTGLLPEGAPARTPPRGLLDAARALREPLRQAIARRKAGKKLDLAWLNGALSAGGSHLATQIDANGSVIMTRVYPMETAGHYLVPLAEAIADLFVHGDFDLVRKCESDNCILWFYDRTRSHRRRWCSMALCGNRHKVAAFRRREAGDAEG; from the coding sequence ATGGCATCTCACGCCCCCCACGCCCATCCCGCGCCGCACGCCGATGACGTGCACACGCTTCCGCGCGTGCTCGCGGACCACGTCGCCCTCGACCTCATCAACACGGTGGGACTCGTCGATGGCGCACCCGTCGACTATTGGCAATCCGATGCCGATGTCATGCACTGGCTCGGCCGCACGGGCCTGCTTCCGGAAGGCGCGCCCGCCAGGACGCCGCCCCGGGGCCTGCTGGACGCCGCGCGCGCATTGCGCGAACCGCTGCGGCAGGCGATTGCGCGCCGCAAGGCAGGCAAGAAGCTCGACCTTGCCTGGCTCAACGGCGCCCTTTCCGCCGGGGGCAGTCACCTCGCCACGCAGATCGACGCGAACGGCAGCGTGATCATGACGCGCGTCTATCCGATGGAAACCGCCGGTCACTATCTCGTCCCGCTCGCCGAGGCCATTGCCGACCTGTTTGTCCATGGCGATTTCGACCTCGTCAGAAAATGCGAAAGCGACAACTGCATCCTCTGGTTCTATGACCGCACGCGCTCGCATCGCCGACGCTGGTGCAGCATGGCGCTCTGCGGCAATCGCCACAAGGTGGCCGCCTTCAGGCGCCGCGAGGCGGGCGACGCCGAGGGCTGA
- a CDS encoding aminoacyl-tRNA deacylase, with amino-acid sequence MTMATTLARSLTRKQVRFETVRRARGPDPVQDTHIPGDRLARAVLLEDDRGYVIAVLPSTHRLRLSEICAQSGRALRRVHGDGVREVFRDCAFNALPPIGMLHRTPTWVDDSLLLHGDVYFESGDREEVVHMTTAEFGALLADARHGHFSHRSM; translated from the coding sequence ATGACCATGGCCACCACGCTGGCGCGGAGCCTTACCCGCAAGCAGGTCCGCTTTGAAACCGTGCGCCGCGCCCGCGGCCCGGATCCCGTGCAAGACACGCATATTCCGGGCGATCGGCTGGCCCGGGCCGTACTGCTGGAGGACGATCGCGGCTACGTCATCGCGGTGCTGCCCTCCACGCATCGATTGCGATTGTCGGAAATCTGCGCGCAGAGCGGCCGCGCGCTCCGGCGTGTGCATGGCGACGGCGTGCGCGAGGTGTTCCGCGACTGCGCTTTCAATGCGCTGCCCCCGATCGGCATGCTGCATCGCACACCGACGTGGGTCGACGACAGCCTGCTGCTGCATGGCGACGTCTACTTCGAGTCCGGCGACCGGGAAGAAGTCGTGCATATGACCACCGCGGAGTTCGGCGCGCTGCTGGCCGATGCGCGGCACGGGCATTTCTCGCATCGGTCGATGTAG
- the katG gene encoding catalase/peroxidase HPI, which translates to MSDEKCPFNHAAGGGTTNKDWWPKQLRLDLLSQHSDKSNPLGKDFNYAEAFKSLDLAAVKKDLTALMTDSQDWWPADFGHYGGLFIRMAWHSAGTYRIGDGRGGGGRGQQRFAPLNSWPDNVSLDKARRLLWPIKQKYGQKISWADLMILTGNVALESMGFKTLGFAGGREDTWEPDQDVNWGDEKTWLGGDVRYGKGAAGKYDDAAVLVADKDMHGQEVSRNDPGRHLENPLAAVQMGLIYVNPEGPDGNPDPLAAAYDIRETFGRMAMDDEETVALIAGGHTFGKTHGAGPASNVGAEPAGAPLELQGLGWQSSFGTGKGADTITSGLEVTWTTTPTKWGGGFFENLFGYEYELTKSPAGAHQWVAKDGPETVPHAYDPSKKLKPTMLTTDLSLRFDPVYEPISRKFKDDPAAFADAFARAWFKLTHRDMGPRARYLGPEVPAEEMLWQDPIPAVDHPLVNDGDVAALKQKILATGLSVSQLVKTAWASASTFRGSDKRGGANGARIRLAPQKDWIANEPDELGKVLQALEGVQRDFNGAQSGGKKVSLADLIVLAGAAGIEKAAESAGTKVTVPFSPGRMDASQDKTDTHSMGALEPLADAFRNYINPRVRVEAEHMMIDKAQLLTLTAPEMTALIGGLRVLDVHVGRDKHGVFTDRPGTLTNDFFRNLLDMNVEWKPVSRDVYEGKDRKTGAVKWTASRVDLVFGSHAQLRALSEVYASEDGADKLVKDFVAAWAKVMDLDRFDLRK; encoded by the coding sequence ATGTCTGACGAAAAGTGTCCCTTCAACCATGCCGCCGGTGGCGGCACCACCAACAAGGACTGGTGGCCAAAACAATTGCGGCTGGACCTGCTGAGCCAGCATTCCGACAAGTCCAATCCCCTGGGCAAGGATTTCAATTACGCCGAGGCGTTCAAGAGCCTCGACCTCGCGGCGGTCAAGAAAGACCTGACCGCGCTGATGACCGATTCGCAGGACTGGTGGCCGGCGGATTTCGGCCACTACGGCGGGTTGTTTATTCGCATGGCCTGGCATAGCGCCGGTACCTATCGGATCGGTGACGGCCGGGGAGGCGGCGGACGCGGGCAGCAGCGCTTCGCGCCGCTCAACAGCTGGCCGGACAACGTCAGCCTGGACAAGGCACGGCGCCTGCTATGGCCGATCAAGCAGAAGTACGGGCAGAAGATCTCGTGGGCCGATCTGATGATCCTGACCGGCAACGTCGCGCTCGAGTCGATGGGCTTCAAGACGCTCGGGTTCGCCGGCGGCCGCGAGGATACGTGGGAACCCGATCAGGACGTCAACTGGGGCGACGAGAAGACGTGGCTCGGCGGTGACGTGCGGTATGGCAAGGGCGCGGCGGGCAAGTACGACGACGCGGCCGTGCTCGTGGCCGACAAGGACATGCACGGGCAGGAAGTCAGCCGTAACGATCCGGGACGCCATCTCGAGAATCCGCTCGCCGCGGTGCAGATGGGCCTGATCTACGTGAACCCGGAAGGACCCGACGGCAATCCGGACCCCCTGGCAGCCGCGTACGATATCCGCGAGACGTTCGGCCGCATGGCGATGGACGACGAGGAGACCGTGGCGCTGATTGCCGGCGGCCATACGTTCGGCAAGACGCACGGTGCCGGCCCGGCCAGTAACGTCGGCGCCGAACCCGCGGGCGCGCCGCTCGAGTTGCAGGGGCTTGGCTGGCAGAGTTCGTTCGGCACGGGCAAGGGCGCCGACACCATCACCAGCGGGCTCGAAGTCACGTGGACGACCACACCGACCAAGTGGGGCGGCGGCTTCTTCGAGAACCTGTTCGGCTACGAGTACGAACTCACCAAGAGCCCGGCGGGTGCCCACCAGTGGGTCGCGAAGGACGGCCCCGAAACCGTGCCGCATGCCTACGATCCGTCGAAGAAGCTCAAGCCGACGATGCTGACGACCGACCTGTCGCTGCGCTTCGATCCGGTCTACGAGCCGATCTCGCGCAAGTTCAAGGACGATCCGGCGGCCTTCGCCGATGCGTTTGCCCGGGCGTGGTTCAAACTGACGCATCGCGACATGGGGCCGCGCGCGCGGTACCTCGGTCCGGAAGTCCCCGCCGAGGAAATGCTGTGGCAGGACCCGATTCCCGCGGTCGATCATCCGCTCGTCAATGACGGCGACGTGGCGGCACTCAAGCAGAAGATCCTCGCGACGGGCCTGTCGGTCTCGCAGCTCGTGAAGACCGCGTGGGCCTCGGCGTCGACGTTCCGCGGCTCCGACAAGCGCGGCGGTGCCAATGGCGCGCGCATTCGTCTGGCACCCCAGAAGGACTGGATCGCCAACGAGCCCGACGAACTCGGCAAGGTGCTGCAGGCGCTCGAAGGTGTGCAACGCGACTTCAATGGCGCGCAGTCGGGCGGCAAGAAGGTCTCGCTGGCCGACCTCATCGTCCTCGCGGGCGCGGCGGGTATCGAGAAGGCCGCGGAAAGCGCGGGTACCAAGGTGACCGTGCCGTTCTCGCCGGGCCGCATGGATGCGTCGCAGGACAAGACCGACACGCATTCGATGGGCGCGCTGGAACCCCTGGCCGATGCGTTCCGCAACTACATCAATCCGCGGGTGCGTGTCGAGGCCGAGCACATGATGATCGACAAGGCGCAGCTGCTGACGCTCACCGCGCCGGAGATGACGGCGCTGATCGGCGGCCTGCGTGTGCTCGATGTGCATGTGGGACGCGACAAGCACGGTGTGTTCACCGATCGTCCGGGTACGCTGACCAACGACTTCTTCCGCAACCTGCTCGACATGAATGTGGAATGGAAACCCGTGTCGCGCGATGTGTACGAAGGGAAGGATCGGAAGACCGGCGCGGTCAAATGGACGGCCTCGCGCGTGGACCTCGTATTCGGTTCGCATGCGCAGTTGCGCGCGTTGAGCGAGGTCTATGCGAGCGAGGATGGGGCGGACAAGCTCGTCAAGGACTTTGTTGCCGCGTGGGCCAAGGTGATGGACCTGGACCGGTTCGATCTGAGGAAGTAA
- a CDS encoding alpha/beta fold hydrolase gives MRTNVQPDSTVQYRFADADGVRVFYREAGDASLPTMLLLHGYPSSSHQFRHLIPQLAQRFHVIAPDLPGFGFTEVPASRGYRYTFDDLAKTLEAFVDAVGLQRYAMYVFDYGAPTGLRLAVAHPERVTGLVSQNGNAYLEGLGDAWAPIRNYWADPSAANRKIVADAVLHFEGTRWQYVHGVANPDSVAPESYALDAALLERPGNKDIQLDLFLDYANNLKQYPAFQAFFRDAQIPTLVIWGKNDPFFIPPGAEAYRRDNPNAVVELLDTGHFALETHGEYIGRRIIDVLGK, from the coding sequence ATGCGCACGAACGTACAACCCGATTCGACCGTGCAGTATCGATTTGCCGACGCCGACGGCGTCCGCGTGTTCTATCGCGAGGCCGGCGACGCCAGCCTGCCCACGATGCTGCTGCTGCACGGCTATCCGAGCTCGTCGCACCAGTTCCGCCACCTGATTCCGCAGCTTGCGCAGCGCTTCCATGTGATTGCGCCAGACCTGCCCGGCTTTGGCTTCACCGAAGTGCCGGCGTCGCGCGGCTATCGCTATACGTTCGACGATCTGGCAAAGACGCTGGAAGCGTTCGTGGACGCCGTTGGCCTGCAGCGCTATGCAATGTATGTGTTCGACTACGGCGCGCCGACGGGCCTGCGGCTGGCGGTGGCGCATCCGGAGCGCGTGACGGGCCTCGTGTCGCAGAACGGCAATGCGTATCTGGAAGGGCTGGGCGATGCATGGGCACCGATCCGCAACTACTGGGCGGACCCGAGCGCGGCCAACCGCAAGATCGTGGCCGACGCGGTGCTGCATTTCGAAGGGACCAGGTGGCAGTACGTGCACGGCGTGGCAAACCCGGACAGCGTCGCGCCCGAGTCCTATGCGCTGGACGCGGCGCTGCTGGAGCGCCCCGGCAACAAGGATATCCAGCTCGACCTGTTCCTCGATTACGCGAACAACCTCAAGCAATACCCGGCCTTCCAGGCATTCTTCCGCGACGCACAAATTCCGACGCTGGTGATCTGGGGCAAGAACGATCCGTTCTTCATCCCGCCCGGCGCGGAAGCCTATCGGCGCGACAATCCCAATGCCGTGGTCGAATTGCTCGACACAGGCCACTTCGCGCTGGAGACGCACGGCGAGTACATCGGCCGGCGCATCATCGACGTGCTAGGCAAGTAA
- a CDS encoding RidA family protein — MSVIARIQAAGIVLPPPDLPKALYVPYTIHHGLLTVSGQLPIEGGAPRFVGKVPTDVDLDTAREAARLCVANLLGWVSAATDGAFDRVRGVVRLAGYVAAASDFHDAPQVINAASVLINEIFEERGHHARLAIGVATLPFNAPVEIEAIFALDR, encoded by the coding sequence ATGTCAGTGATTGCCCGTATCCAGGCGGCCGGTATCGTATTGCCGCCCCCCGATCTCCCCAAAGCCCTGTACGTTCCCTATACCATTCATCACGGCCTGCTGACCGTCTCGGGCCAGTTGCCGATCGAGGGCGGTGCGCCGCGATTCGTTGGCAAGGTGCCGACGGATGTCGATCTCGACACCGCGCGCGAAGCGGCGCGCCTGTGCGTCGCGAATCTGCTGGGGTGGGTGAGCGCTGCCACCGACGGCGCGTTCGATCGCGTGCGCGGCGTGGTACGCCTGGCGGGCTATGTCGCCGCCGCGTCCGATTTTCATGACGCGCCGCAGGTCATCAATGCCGCGTCGGTCCTGATCAACGAGATCTTCGAGGAACGCGGCCACCACGCGCGGCTCGCCATCGGCGTTGCCACGCTGCCGTTCAACGCGCCCGTGGAAATCGAGGCGATCTTTGCTCTGGACAGGTGA
- a CDS encoding nitrogen fixation protein NifQ has translation MNRSLLLLDAFAAHPGDAVSRALSGVLEAASAGGLPRFAQWLGLPPDEFLCMLDTCFPGAAQSGWEPDAPQVEPAALPCEFDDLVRMLWFGRSAQADPRHALWAAHALACGCFGQGHLWQDMGLSGRHEVSALLSGTFLPVFSANTTNMKWKKFFYHRVCEELDLHPCPEPSCSGCDHYAECHGSEETVAIRFLPSA, from the coding sequence ATGAATCGCTCGCTCCTCCTGCTCGATGCCTTTGCCGCTCACCCCGGTGACGCGGTGTCGCGCGCATTGTCGGGGGTGCTGGAAGCCGCGTCGGCAGGCGGCCTGCCGCGTTTCGCGCAATGGCTGGGACTGCCGCCGGACGAGTTCCTGTGCATGCTCGATACCTGCTTTCCGGGCGCGGCGCAGAGCGGCTGGGAGCCCGATGCGCCGCAGGTCGAGCCCGCGGCGTTGCCGTGCGAATTCGACGATCTCGTCCGGATGCTGTGGTTCGGCCGCTCCGCGCAGGCCGATCCGCGCCACGCCCTATGGGCCGCGCACGCGCTCGCGTGCGGGTGTTTCGGGCAGGGCCATCTCTGGCAGGACATGGGGCTGTCGGGGCGGCACGAGGTGTCCGCGCTGCTGAGCGGCACGTTCCTGCCCGTGTTCTCGGCGAACACCACCAACATGAAGTGGAAGAAGTTCTTCTACCACCGCGTGTGCGAGGAACTGGACCTTCATCCGTGCCCCGAGCCGTCGTGCAGCGGATGCGATCACTACGCCGAATGCCACGGCTCGGAAGAGACCGTGGCCATCAGGTTCCTGCCCAGCGCCTGA
- a CDS encoding DUF2325 domain-containing protein codes for MQHPPFALARTSLLGTTIRHGDAPGCCTPHPVPTPAPATSAVRNVRHRTTLAELDATFHCSIIGTCLSTGELRKLVRRLIAMDATASDMEVHHEAVSLATRGGVGAKTLHKALDQRHALAIRQFASATDPDAVRAMWDTAQATGDIAGAYWATMTHPEGSVAVRQKAFGDVHMLSHLVGASNRADIRRLVALEAENETLKDTLARQQLRMQELGSEHAVAMQEASALIATLRGREQAPGEAVPADVTARQQLISAQVERIATAEARQALAAEAARTLRDDVAQLRAQLAASRAETQALEALVTRQQQEGREDDRASTLPALDNRSVLYIGGRPGTVTTIRTLVERAGGRFQDHDGGLEDRKGLLPAMVASADIVVFPVDCIDHDSVGMLKRICQKQGIDYHPVRSASVASFVELLARLP; via the coding sequence ATGCAACATCCACCTTTCGCGCTCGCCCGTACCAGCCTGCTCGGCACGACGATCCGCCACGGCGATGCGCCGGGATGCTGCACGCCTCATCCCGTCCCCACGCCCGCGCCCGCGACATCCGCGGTCAGGAACGTCCGCCATCGCACGACACTGGCCGAGCTCGACGCGACCTTCCACTGCTCGATCATCGGCACGTGCCTGTCCACCGGCGAGCTGCGCAAGCTGGTCCGGCGCCTGATCGCGATGGATGCCACGGCCTCCGACATGGAGGTCCATCATGAAGCGGTGAGCCTGGCCACGCGTGGCGGCGTGGGCGCCAAGACCCTGCACAAGGCGCTCGATCAGCGCCATGCGCTGGCCATCCGGCAGTTCGCGTCCGCGACGGACCCCGACGCGGTGCGGGCCATGTGGGACACGGCACAGGCCACCGGCGATATCGCCGGCGCCTACTGGGCCACGATGACCCATCCCGAGGGTTCCGTCGCGGTACGGCAGAAAGCGTTCGGCGATGTCCACATGCTGTCGCATCTGGTCGGCGCCTCCAATCGCGCCGATATCCGCCGGCTCGTCGCGCTCGAGGCGGAGAACGAGACGCTGAAGGACACCCTCGCGCGGCAACAGCTGCGCATGCAGGAACTCGGCAGCGAACATGCGGTGGCCATGCAGGAGGCCAGCGCGCTGATCGCCACGTTGCGGGGCCGCGAACAGGCGCCGGGCGAGGCCGTGCCGGCCGACGTGACCGCGCGTCAGCAGCTGATCAGCGCCCAGGTCGAACGCATCGCCACCGCGGAGGCCCGGCAGGCATTGGCCGCAGAGGCCGCACGCACGTTGCGCGATGACGTCGCGCAACTGCGGGCGCAACTCGCGGCGAGCCGCGCCGAGACGCAAGCGCTCGAGGCATTGGTGACCCGGCAACAGCAGGAAGGCCGCGAAGACGATCGCGCCTCCACGCTGCCAGCGCTCGACAACCGGAGCGTGCTGTACATCGGCGGCCGCCCCGGAACGGTCACCACCATCCGCACGCTGGTCGAACGCGCCGGCGGCCGCTTCCAGGACCACGACGGCGGCCTCGAGGACCGCAAGGGCCTGCTCCCCGCGATGGTCGCCTCCGCGGATATCGTCGTCTTCCCCGTGGACTGCATCGACCACGATTCGGTCGGCATGCTCAAGCGCATCTGCCAGAAGCAGGGCATCGACTACCACCCGGTGCGCAGCGCCAGCGTGGCCAGCTTCGTCGAACTGCTGGCGCGATTGCCCTGA
- a CDS encoding AraC family transcriptional regulator, protein MFGKSENREDYQTIDRPVGGMARRLADGHYIPPHSHPRGQLIYAFEGAILVNTDFGSWVVPPQRAVWVACEVEHAMQACGVVEMRTVYIRTDAVPTELPGCCVVAVPPLLRELVSAVVAMPVSYDEQGRDGLVVQLLLQELRPLSVVPLHLPMPKDQRLIKICTRILADPADETSVEAWSRSVGASERTIIRLFPEETGLTYSRWKQQARLMAAVRLLAQGGNVTDIALQLGYESPSAFSAMFRRALGMTPTEYFRDMRSPVLASARQGVA, encoded by the coding sequence ATGTTCGGAAAAAGCGAAAATCGGGAGGACTACCAGACCATCGATCGCCCCGTCGGCGGGATGGCCAGGCGGCTCGCCGACGGCCATTACATTCCCCCACATTCGCACCCGAGAGGCCAGTTGATCTACGCCTTTGAAGGCGCGATCCTCGTCAATACGGACTTCGGCTCGTGGGTCGTGCCGCCGCAACGCGCAGTCTGGGTGGCATGCGAGGTCGAGCACGCCATGCAGGCATGCGGCGTCGTGGAGATGCGAACGGTCTATATCCGGACGGATGCCGTCCCGACGGAACTGCCCGGGTGCTGCGTCGTGGCCGTGCCGCCGCTGCTGCGCGAACTCGTCTCCGCCGTCGTCGCCATGCCAGTCTCCTATGACGAACAGGGACGCGATGGACTGGTTGTGCAGCTGCTGCTTCAGGAACTGCGTCCGCTCTCCGTGGTGCCCTTGCACCTGCCCATGCCGAAAGACCAGCGGCTGATCAAGATCTGCACCCGCATCCTTGCGGACCCTGCCGACGAAACGTCGGTGGAAGCGTGGAGCCGTTCGGTCGGCGCCAGCGAGCGCACCATCATTCGATTGTTTCCCGAGGAAACAGGCCTGACGTACAGCCGATGGAAACAGCAGGCACGCCTGATGGCGGCGGTCCGCCTGCTTGCCCAGGGCGGAAACGTCACCGACATCGCATTGCAACTCGGTTACGAGAGCCCCAGCGCATTCAGCGCGATGTTCCGGCGTGCGCTCGGCATGACGCCCACGGAGTACTTCCGGGACATGCGCTCGCCGGTATTGGCGTCTGCGCGACAAGGTGTGGCGTGA
- a CDS encoding winged helix-turn-helix domain-containing protein, which yields MAKTNTKTHEGTASRTSFKFRARITVADVVAIGPGKVSLLEAIREHGSITAAARSMGMSYRRAWLLVQELNKAMQSPAVVSEHGGEGRGGTTLTPEGEAVIRLYRQIEVTAARACKQDIDGLLALLQ from the coding sequence ATGGCCAAGACGAATACCAAAACGCACGAGGGCACAGCCTCTCGGACCAGTTTCAAGTTCCGTGCGCGGATCACGGTGGCGGATGTCGTGGCGATAGGCCCCGGCAAGGTGTCCCTGCTCGAGGCGATACGCGAACACGGGTCGATTACCGCCGCCGCGCGCAGCATGGGCATGTCCTACCGGCGCGCCTGGCTGCTGGTGCAGGAACTCAACAAGGCCATGCAGTCTCCGGCCGTGGTGTCCGAGCACGGCGGCGAAGGCCGCGGGGGCACCACGCTGACGCCGGAAGGCGAAGCGGTTATTCGGCTCTATCGGCAGATCGAGGTCACGGCGGCCAGGGCGTGCAAACAGGACATCGACGGACTGCTCGCGTTGCTCCAATAG